One part of the Rutidosis leptorrhynchoides isolate AG116_Rl617_1_P2 chromosome 1, CSIRO_AGI_Rlap_v1, whole genome shotgun sequence genome encodes these proteins:
- the LOC139885846 gene encoding stigma-specific STIG1-like protein 1, whose product MMTIMKIIFMIATTMAIAIAMTLTISYTTVHNQETTITGPRTLAGPTFPKRVSRFLAENSNPRAADHCKKDDEICYILEGKNSTCCNNKCMDLSEDKHNCGACKNKCKFTSSCCRGECVNLAYDKRHCGSCGNKCMPGGYCIYGLCNYA is encoded by the coding sequence ATGATGACGATCATGAAAATAATCTTCATGATCGCCACCACTATGGCGATAGCCATAGCAATGACCCTTACCATCTCTTACACCACGGTTCACAATCAAGAAACGACGATAACTGGTCCACGGACATTAGCAGGGCCCACATTTCCGAAAAGGGTGAGTAGGTTTCTAGCCGAAAACAGTAACCCTAGAGCTGCGGACCATTGCAAGAAAGACGACGAGATTTGTTACATCTTAGAAGGTAAAAACTCGACATGTTGTAACAACAAATGTATGGATTTAAGCGAGGATAAACATAACTGTGGAGCGTGCAAGAATAAGTGCAAATTTACGAGCTCGTGTTGCAGAGGGGAGTGTGTGAATTTGGCTTATGACAAGAGGCATTGCGGGTCGTGTGGGAATAAATGTATGCCCGGAGGTTATTGCATTTACGGTCTTTGCAATTACGCCTAA